The genomic DNA CGGACAATTCCCGTGGTCGGCTCTTTTCCTGCCAACACGATCCAGGCAACATGGAGCCCTGACATCAACGCATCCCAAAGGAAACGCGCAAGAAGAATCATCACCGATATCACGCGAACAGGCCACCGCGTGCCCACGCGCGGCATCGGGAACAGTATCTGAACACCGAGGGAGACGAGGATGCCCGACACGATCGTCAACGGGGAGACGCTGTTAAACACCAGAAGCCAGACAATAAGGAGCCACACGCTGAGTGCAGGTGAAATCCTGCTGAGGATTGTCTTCATTGCCCATCACCTACCCGCATCTGCTCTGGGAGGAACTGCGGGAGAAGAACGCCGACATTCGTTATGCCATCATCCGTTGTCTCCTGGGCTGAGGATTGGGCGGATTCCGTTGGGGACGCTCCATCGGAGGGGAAGGGGGTAACGGGAAGGAAATGCGTGCGTTGCGCGTCGGGTTCCCCTCCCTCGGCCTTCGTCGTGTTCGCTGGATCAGGGGTCTGAGGCACGGACTGCGTTCCCCCGGATTTATCTGCTGACGTTCCTATTCCTCGACCGTCGCTGCGTAAGACTGCCTGAATGTAAGGAGTTCGCGCCATCTGGTCCGAGGCCGCCCGAGTCACGTAATCCCAGATGGGCCCGGATGCCACCGCCATGAGAATCTGAATCCCGATGAGGACGCCAACAACCGCGTACATCACGCGTGAACTGCTTGAACGAGTCAGTTCTGTTTCCGTGCGTGACGCCCTCGAAGCCCGGCGTGACCTCTCAGCAACCGCAACGTGGACGTCGCGGACGCGATCAAGCTGGCGCTGGGCGCCTTGGCGGATTGCTTCGGGCGCACCCGGACGAACAACGACGCTGGTCAGGGCAGAATGTGAGTCTTCTGCGGTCTGCCAGAATGCGAGGTTCCACCACTTTGTCACCGCGTACAGCGTGAGGAAGGAGGTGAGTATTCCAGCGCCAAGGAGAATCCACGCCTGTACTGTCCCTGCTTGCGCGCTGGCCTGAGCCAAGGCGAGTTTCCCAACGAAACCTGTCAGCGGCGGAATCCCGACGAGGTTAAATCCGGCAACAAGGAACATCACGGCGATCACCGGGGCGGTGCGATAGAGGCGCGAGAGGCGACTCAACGACGTTGTTCCCGTTGCACGTTCGATGAGTCCGCAGATCAGGAACAGTGTGGTCTGCACGAGAATGTGGTGAGCCGCGTAGTAGATTGCCGCCGCGAGACCCCATTCGTTGACCAGGGCAAGACCCCAGATCATGAAGCCAATGTGGGAGACAAGAGTAAAAGACAGCAGACGCTTGATGTCGTCCTGGGCGATTGCACCGAGGATCCCCAGAAGCATGGTCGCAACGCCGATCACCGTCAGTAACGTCGACATGCGTCCGCCCGGGAAAAGCAAAACCTGGAGGCGGATGAGGGCATAGACCCCGACTTTTGTCATGAGTCCAGCAAAAACGGCTGTGACCGGGGCCGGAGCCGTGGGGTAGGAGTCTGGCAACCATGCCTGAAGAGGAACAACCGCAGCTTTGATTCCGAAGGCGGTGAAGAGCACCGCCTGAATCATCAGTGACGTTCCCGGGTCAATTTCGGGAAGACGCTGCGAGAGCTGCGCCATGTTCACCGTTCCCGTTGCTGCGTATGTCAACGCAATTCCGGCGAGGAAAAGCACCGATGAGAACAGCGAGACCACGACGTACACGGAGCCCGCACGGACTCGTCCTCGTGTCGCACCCATCGTGATGAGGACGAAGGATGCCGCGAGGAGGATCTCGAAACCCACGTAGAGGTTGAAGAGGTCACCTGTGAGAAACGCGTTGGACACGCCCGCTGACAGCACAAGGAACGTGGGGAAAAAGACGGCGACCGGAGCTCGGGGGTCATCGTCAATTGCCGACTGTGCAAGTGAGTAGATGAGAACGCCGAGGGTGACGATCTGGGAGACAACGAGCATCGTGGCGGCCAGTCGGTCAACGACGAGGGTGACTCCAATGGGCGCAGCCCAACTGCCCGCATCGACAACGATGGGCCCGTTATTCACCGCAAAAGCGAGGATTACCGACACAACTGTCGTTGTTGACAAAACAATAAGCGACAGCACCCTCTGGGCAATCGAGCGTCGGCCAAGAACGAGGGCGAGCCCCGCCGCAAGCAGGGGAAGCAGCACCGGAACGGGAATTAACCACGAATACTGTGTCATGCGTTTCTCCCCCGTTCTTCTGAGTCTTCTTCACGATTCTCAGCGCCGGGGCGCCCCTTGCGTGCCAAGCGATCAGACTGGCTGCCGTGGACCGTCCCCTCAAGATCCGGTGCGTCCTCGTCATCCTTGTCGTAGTTAATTCCCGCGTCCTCGATACCCGTGATGGCTTCGTCGGCTTCGATTTCGTCAACGGCACGATCGGCGAGCCAACGATCTTCAATATCGTCAACAACCTCATCGTGTCCGGTGAGTTTCCACTGCCGGTACGCCAGAGCGAGGCCGAACGCAGTGGTCCCCAGTGAAAGGACAATTGACGTCAGCATCATTGCCTGCGGAAGCGGATCAGCCACAGTTGCTGGATTTTCTTGGCCGAGCAGCGGTGGTCGCCCCGCCGCCCCACCTGAGGCGAGGAGGAGGACATTGACTCCGTGGGTGATGAGACTCAGGCCAATAAAGATCCGCGTCAGTGTGCGTTCAAGGAGAAGATAGACTCCGCCGCCAACAAGGACTCCGGCGATCAGAAGAATAACGAGCGAAGGGAAGTTCATCGGCGTGCTCCCGTCCCTCGTTGCCCTACTGCCCCAAGGGCACCGGTTTCGCTGTTTTCTCCGCTGACATCGAGGGGGTGTGCATGTCGGTCTGCGGGCTGTTCGATCGGTGCAGTCTCGATCCCAACGTGATCGGAAGCGGGGACCCCACAGTCTGGGATAGGTGAATGACGGTCAATTTCCGCGCCCGTTGCGGAGATCAGGTCAAGGATCAACCCGATAACGAGGACGTAAACGCCGATGTCAAGAATCATCGCTGTGGTGAAGTGGATGTCGCCGAGAATCCCCAGATGGAGATCGACAGCCACTGATTCAAGAACGGTATTGCCAAAGAGCACGGGCGCGAGGGCTCCCGCACCCGCGATGAACAGGCCAAAACCCATGATCCGACCGGGAGAAATCGGCATGGCTTCACCCAGTTCGTGACGCCCACCCGCCAGGTAGCGCACAACGAATGCGAGACCGGCAATGACACCGCCGATGAATCCACCACCGGGGTTGTTGTGGCCAACGAGAAGAATCCACACGGACAGAACAAGCATCGTTGGGAAGAGGAGGCGTGCAACGACCTCAAGAACGATCGAGCGTTCGGAAGTTGGGAGGGCTTCGGCTCCGCGAAGGAAGGGAACGCGGCGCACTCTGCGGCGCAGAGGGCGAGCATCGGCATCACTGGCGGCGCTTCGAGCGGGAGCCCTGTCGATACGGCCCGATCGTGAGCGCACATAAATCAGCGATGCCACACCGGTAGCAATGACCAGGAGCACCGAGAGTTCTCCCACGGTGTCCCATGCTCGCATGTCAACGAGGATGACGTTGACGATGTTGTCGCCTCCACCGAATTCCTGTGCCTCGTTCGCCATGATTGCCGACACGGGTTCGTGAATGCGGGCAGAAGATGCGTAAATTCCCGTGAGGACAACGCCAAGACCAACGGTCACCGCAATTGCGAATCGCCACCAGCGGTTGTGTGCGAGCGGACGGTCGGAGAAGAAACGCGGAAGCCTGCGCAGCACCAGAACGAAAATGACGATGCTCACGGCCTCGACAACGATCAGAGTGAGGGCAAGGTCCGGTGCCCCTTGAGATGCGAAGAGCAGAGCAACTCCCAGGCCAACTCCTCCCAGGGAAATCGCCGCACGAAGCCGGCGACGTGAACGCACGGTCTCAACGGTTGCAAGGAAGATGATCAGGGCAATGAGTACCTGGAATCCCGAGTCTGCGAAGCGCACAACGAATACGCTCGGCGGCTTCATGATCATGGCCCCGGCGGTCAGGGCACTCAGGGTCACGAGGATCGTCGACAGGTCCCACGGGAGCGAGCCTCTCTGCGTCAACCGCGTCACGCGTGCGGCAACGATCTCAAGTTCCCGCATCGTCCACGCATACATATCAGCGGCTGCAACGGGAACCGTCCAGCGTTTTTGCCAGACCTCAACCCTCTGTGCGGCAACGGCGAGCAGAGCTGCCACAGCGAAAATCCCCAGCGTCGTTACAGCGGGAATCCACCCTGACCACCACGCGAGATGGGCGTGTCCGGGTAACCCGGTTGACACCTGGGCGAACGTTTCCTCAAGCGGCCGAGGGGCGAGGCCGAGAAGCGCACCACAACTTAAGAGGACGATCGGGGCGTACATGAAGAAGGGGGTCGGTCGGCAGTCGTGGACGCGAGGCGACTGTGGCCACGTCGGATTAGCCACTCCGATCGGCGTTACCGAACGCACACCGAAGGCCCCCCACCATGCGCGCCAGGAGTAGGCGGCGGTCAGAATTGATCCGCAGACAACAACACCCAGGGTGACGAGGTCGAGTGCCCGACTACTCCACGCCGCTGCGCTTCCGTCAAGAAGTGCGCTGATCAGCGCTTCCTTCCCCAGGTATCCGGTTGTCAGCGGCACTCCGGCCATCGACAGCGCGGCAAGTCCAGCGGCGGCGGCGAGGACGGGTTTGCGTCTTCCCAATCCCGAGAGCTTGGAGATTTCTCGGGTTCCGGTTGCGGATTCGACGGCGCCGACCGTGAGGAAAAGCGTCGACTTGAAGAAGGAATGTGCGACGAGCATCGTCATCCCCGCGGTGAGTGCACCCGCGCTTCCTTGGCCGACGGTCGCGGTGATGAGCCCCAGCTGAGAGACCGTCCCATAGGCGAGGACGAGTTTGAGGTCATCCTGTTTGAGGGCCCGCCATCCCCCCAGGAGCATTGTTATCAGACCAACGGCAACGACCAGCGGCGACCATACGGGCACCTGCGTCATTCCCGGGGTGAGTCGAGCAACGAGGTAGACACCGGCTTTAACCATTGCGGCGGCGTGAAGGAATGCGGACACGGGGGTTGGTGCAGCCATTGCGCCGGGAAGCCAGAAGTGGGCGGGAACGAGAGCGGATTTGGAGAAAGCTCCCAGGAGGATGAGCACTCCAGCAACGATGCACAGGGGTGAGGCGACATCAATTCCCTGTGGTGTGTCTGCCGATAGGGAATTCACGAGCTGGGAAAAACGGTACGACCCTGCGGGCATTTCACCGATGATGACGAATCCGGCGAACATTGCCAGGGACCCGAAGGTTGTCACGGTCAGGGCTTGGCGAGCAGCCACCCGGGCGGGTCGACGGTCGTAGTGGTGTCCGATGAGGAGGAAGGAGAGGACTGACGTTGCCTCCCAGAAGATGTACAGGCCGATCGTGTGATCTGTTTGGACAACTCCGAGCATCGCGCCAGCGAAGGCCGTGAATACCGCGGAGAACCTGCGCAGCCCGTGAGCGCTGTGGGAAAAGTAGCGCGAGGCGTACACCATGACGAGTGCGCCGACGGTCCCAACGATGAGGGTCATCACCCAGGACAACACGTCCATCCTCATGGGGAGCGTCATACTCAGCCCCGGGATCCACCTGAGTTCCTCGACTATGGGGTCTCCGTTGAGTACCTGCGCGGAGTGAAGGAGCGCGTACCCTGCGGCAGATCCGGGAACGAGGGCGAGGACCGCGAGCGCGTGACGCCCGAAGGCTCTGACAAGGAACGGTGCAAGAAGTGCACCACATATATGCGCGGCGATAATAGCCAGCATCAAGTTCTCCTTGGCAGTCGTCGGCTTCGATAATTTTACAAGCCCACACGGACTCCCGCGCGGGCTAGTTCCGGCACCCCAGTGCTTGTCCCGGATGTATTCACGCAGCTCTTCCGGGGTATTCCGCGCTAATCCCGCGTGAGTATCCGCCGCCGATCCCCCAAAAAATCGTACGCTGGTTTTCAGTGAGTGAACATTGATGAGGACGTCGATAACTACCTGCGGCTCCCAGGAATCCGAGGCGGCCGTGGGCATTGAAGAAGTGAGACAATGGCACGCAGGTGCACAACACGACGGAGGTCCCGATGGCCACACCCACGCTAAGCGTTGTCTGCTGGGTCTTTTCGCTCTTCGCCACACTTTTTGCTGTCATCGCCTTTGCGCGCGGCATTGCTCACATGTGGCGGCAGGTCGCTGCCGGCACCCCCACGCCAGGTCGGCTCCGTCCCGTAGGCACACGCCTGTGGTCAATGATCACCACGATCCTCACGCACCGGGAGTTCCACGGGCGCCCGTGGGTCAAAGCGGCCCACTGGCTCGTGATGATGTCTTTCCCTCTCCTGTTCCTCACGCTCATCACCGGGTTCGCTCACCTGCGTGATCAGACGTGGGCACTACCTCTCATCGGGCATTTCATCGCGTGGGAATGGCTGACGGAGTTCTTCGCGTGGGGTGGATTCCTCGGCATCATCACCCTGATGGTGATTCGCACTCACGCAGGCCACGGATCGATCGCCGAAGCGTCGCTTTCGGCGTCCTCGTCCCCGGACGCGGCTCACAAGAAGAACAGCGAATCACAGGAGGCGGCCTCGTCCTCGTCCCCATTCCCCCGCGACGGCTCACCCCGGGGACTTGCCTCGCGCTTCCTCGGATCAACCCGCTGGCAGGCTCGCTTCGTTGAATGGGTGGTACTCATTGTCTGCGGGTGCGTCATCGTTTTGCGGGGCCTTGACTACGCGCTCAGGTCGCTCCTTCCCGGGCACGAGGCGCTCGCGTCCCTTGGGCATTTCCCGCTGACCGCGTGGATCGGCTCACTTGTTCTCGGTGGCGTCGCTGATGCCGGGACTGATGGCGTCACTGTCCTCGCAAACGCTATCGTCCTCGTCTCCACGCTGAAGATCATCACGTCAATGGTCTGGCTCATGGTCGTGGGGGTGCAGACAACAATGGGGGTTGCCTGGCATCGCTTCATTGCGCTGCTCAACCTGTATGCGCGTCGCTTCCCAAACGGCCGCAAATCCCTGGGGGCGGCGGCTCCCATGCATATTGGCGGACGTCCCGTGACCTCACCTGATGACGTTGACGATCTGCCCGAAGACGCGGTCCTCGGCGTCGGATCAATCGCCGACCTGTCCTGGAAGGCGCGCGTTGATCTCTACTCGTGCACGGAATGTGGGCGCTGCCAGGAGCTATGTCCGGCGTGGAATACGCAGAAGCCGCTGTCACCGAAACTGCTGATTCTTGGTCTGCGCGACCACATGGAATCCGTGTCAAATAAAGAAGTGTCGGCCCTTGACCTGGTTGACGGCCAAATTCCCGACGGCGCTACCGATGGAATTGATCCGGGCGATGTGCGCGTCATTGATAAAGGTGTCGAGCCGATCCCCCATTCCTTTGATGTCCTCACGGCCCTGAGTTCTTCGGGGGCAACGGGCCCCAACGGGGTTGCTGATCTTCCCGAACCGTTGGTTCCCGGTGTTGTCTCCACCGATGTTTTATGGGACTGCACGATGTGCGGGGCGTGCGTTGAGCAGTGCCCCGTCGACATTGAACACATTGACCACATCCTTGACCTGCGCCGCCACCAGGTCCTCATGGAATCGGCCTTCCCTAAGGATCTGGGTCGAGCATTCCGTGGGATGGAAACAAAGGGAACACCGTACAACCAGCCGGCGCGTAAACGCATGGACTGGGCAAAGAATCTCGACTTCGACGTTCCCGTCATTGGCGAGGACGTTGAGTCCGCTCAGGACGTTGACTACCTGTTCTGGGTGGGTTGCGCTGGGGCCTACGATGACAAGGCAAAACGCACAACAGCTGCGGTTGCGCAACTGCTCCACATTGCCGGGGTGTCATTCGCGGTTCTCGGCTCAGGTGAGTCCTGCACGGGCGACCCGGCCAGGCGCGCCGGAAACGAAGTTCTTTTCCAGATGCTTGCAGCCCAGGCAATCGACACTCTTCACGAGGCGAAAGCTCAGGCAATCGTGGTGTCCTGCGCCCATTGTTTCAACACGATCGCCGGTGAGTTCCCCGAACTTGGAGGAACCTTTGACGTCGTGCATCACACGCAGCTCCTCAACCGCCTCGTCCGCGAAGGACGCCTCACTCCCGTTGCTCCCGCAGATCCCACGCAGGAGGACTCGCAGGGACGCCCCCTCCACGTGACGTATCACGACGCCTGTTACCTGGGTCGTCATCACGCGGTGTATGAACCGCCTCGTGAACTTGTGTCCTCGTTACCCAACGTCGAGCTCGTGGAAATGCCACGCAACCACGACCGGGCGATGTGCTGCGGAGCGGGAGGCGCTCACGCATGGTTTGAGGAGTCGCGCGGCATCAGGATTGCTGACGCGCGATACGCCGAGGCAGCAGCTACGGGAGCCGATGTCATCGCAACGGCATGTCCGTTCTGTTCTCAGATGCTCGGTTCCGCAGCGGGCGCGTCCGCCGGTCTTGTGAGGTCCGAAGGTGAGGCGCACGCAGAAAGCACCTCGGGGCCCGTTGTTGCTGATGTTGCGGTGATGTTACTTGACGCGGTGACGCGCAGCGCCAAGCCCCGCAGCTAGGCCCGCCTGAAGAGGCTTGCAGCTAAGCGCACGCGCTGGCCGAGGGAAACAATGGGGTGGATCAGAGCGTTCCAGGCGACGATCCCGATGACACCGGCCGCTGCCCCGCCGACAACGGATCCGATGGCTCCAAGGAGAGTGCCTGTTCCGGTGGCAATCGCCAGGGCGGCAACGCTGATGGTGAGGACCGTTGCGCCGAGGACGATGCTTCCCAGGTGCCATGAGCCAACACGGTCGCCGCCAGTATCACCCTCGTGTGATCGCAGAATGGAGACGAGGACGACGGCAAGGGCAACGGGGAAGGCAACGCGCGAGAGGAAGAAGGGCACGCTCCCAAACGTCATCAGGTGAAGAGTTCCCGCGATCACCCATCCAACCCACATGGGGACGATGAGCTGCGACACGGGGAAACGAACGCCGAAACCACGGATGAGCGCGTAGGCGCCACCGAGGATGGGGATTGCCCCGACGAGGCTGAGCAGCACCGACACCAGCGTGTTTGCTCCGGCGAGGACATCCGAGCTCGTGAACTCATGCGCACCGGTGATTCCAGCGATCGAGGACACCGCAGGAACATGCACCGCAACCGTCCCTCCAATGACCACGCCAACAAGAGCGACCAGAGCCACCCAGACCGGCAGAGTCAACGTTGACATGCGTCTGACCGGCTGGGCCGTCAGGTTTTCTCCAAGGGACGAGGACGAGGCTGCTTGCCGGTCAGTGGGCGTGGAAACGCGCTGGCTGGCGCTCTGGGTAAATCGCACCCCCGATTCCGGTTGAGCATGGGGAACGTCCTGGGTGTGCGCGCTTGAACGGAAAGGCGCGTCGTCGTCCTCGAAAATTAATTCGACTTCACGAACGTGTTCACCGCGGGGTTTTTCCATCATTGTCGCCTCCTCAAGTGCTGCACTCATTCCACCGAAATACACTGTGAGTTTGCTGAAAAGACGACGATGATGCACCGTGAAGCGCGGATTTTTCACTCTCCGCGTAGAAAATCCTCGGCGAGAAGGCACCTACTCCTGTTCGAGCCCCACGAGGAATCCGTCCTCGTCAATGACGCTCCCCCCGACGAGAGACACAACGATCCCCGCCGCTTTCTCAATATCAGCTGCCGAACGGGCGCGATCTAGTCGTGCCGTCCGCGACAACCCGGTGACAGGAACGTGATGTGTTCCCCCGGGAAGCCACCGGATCTGATATTCAATAATCACGCCGGTTGTCCATGACTCCCACCGGAGGACACGCGGGGGACTGGGAACTGTCCGCACCTCGATGATCATGTCCGATCGGTTCCCCACCGGAGACTTCACCGCGTAGCCGTCAACGATCTGCGGTTTCGGTTCCTGCGCATTCCGGGCAATTTCGGCCCTCATTCGGGCGATCTTTGTTTCAATGTCCTCACGAACCGGACCGAGCGATGCGCGCAGCTCCCGGACTTTCTCTTCCTCACGTTTAAGCATGTATGCCGTCGGGGACGCGCTCGCAGATTCCTCTTCTCGAACGTCGTGGGCCTGTGGGAACTCTCGTCGGATGGCTGTCAGAAGGTCCTGGGGCTCGATCCACCTGGGTGCGTACACGAAGAGTGAAACCGCTGAATCCGGGTCCGATGCGAAGATCTCACCTGACCCGGCGATCCGCAGGGCCCCACCCAGACGCCGACTCATGCGCGTCAGCGCCAGCAGCACGCGGTATTCGATTCCCGAGGGCATTGCATCGGGGAACGCCTGTGACAGCGGGCCCGCTTTGAGCATCGCCTCGGTGGGTGCCTGGCCTCGCACAGTTGGACAGTGGAGGATCCAGGCTGAGGTGTGAATAGCTGCGGAGCCCAAGGCTGCGCGCGCCTGGGAGTCCACGGCCCACGGTCCTTGAAGATGCGCCGACGAAGTCAAACGCAGATCCCCCGGTCCGATCCATCCGGCATCATCCCACATGGATACCGCGAGCGCTTCAATTTCCGCTGCCTCGACCTCGCTGGGCAGAAGGAAAAGATGATGCTGATCTCCAACCTTCGGGTCAATGGGACGCGCATCTTCGAGGATCGTCAGGTTTGCGGCGATCGACGCAGTTGCGGGGATCTGAGCAAGCTGCCCCGTATGGTCCACCCCGAAGGAGGTGTCGAGTGGATCAAGACCGGTAACGGCCGTAAGATTCGTGTGCGTGAGGGTGTGGAGACTCTGCTCGGCCGCGGAATCTCCCCGATGTGCGGGGTCCTGCCGGCGCTTGAGCTCCTGGGCGCGTTCCATCCGCTCTTTCATCGAGCGGCGCGTCGGGAAATTCCCCCCGGGACCCGTTGCTTCAGTCATGCGTTTCCCCAATGATCGTGTGCGTGATCATCGTTGATTAGTGATCAATACGCGTACGCGCGAAACGCAGGTGCGAACGCGAGGCAGTGGGACCGCGCTGGCCCTGATAATGGGAGCCCAAACCAGAGGAACCATAGGGGTTTTCAGCCGGAGATGACAGGTCAAAGAAGCACAGCTGCCCCACTTTCATTCCCGGGTAGAGGAGAATGGGCATGGTCGCTGTGTTCGACAACTCAAGGGTGACGTGTCCGGAGAATCCGGGGTCAATGAAACCGGCGGTCGAGTGGGTGAGCAGTCCCAGGCGTCCCAGAGATGACTTACCTTCAAGCCGGGCGGCAATGTCATCGCCCAGCGTCACGCATTCGTAGGTTGCTCCCAGAACAAACTCACCCGGATGCAGAACAAAGGGTTCATCGGGGCCAACATCCACCTGGTGAGTGAGGTCGGACTGGTCCGCAGCCGGGTCAATGACGCTGTAGCGGTGATTATCGAAGAGTCGGAACAATCGATCGAGTCGAACGTCGATACTCGCCGGCTGAATGAGGTCGCGGTCCAGAGGGTCAAGCCTGATCCGACCACGGTCAAGGCTTGCACGAATATCACGATCACTGAGCAGCATGTGTTGCATTCTTTCACATCCCCCAACCTGCGGCACCCCGGTTCCACTCGGCATATGACATGTTCGGCCCATTACCCTTGAGCCGTGACTTCCGCCCCCGATTCTTCGCTGACACCTGATCGCTTCGTCGAAGCCCTGACCCGCTGGTATCGCGTGCACCGGCGTGACCTCCCGATGCGTCGTGACGATGTCTCACCCTGGGGGTCTGTCGTTTTCGAGGTGATGAGTCAGCAAACACCGATTCCCCGGGTTCAACCCATCTGGGAACGATGGATGATGCTGTGGCCAACGCCGGCTGATCTCGCGGCCGCAGACACCTCCGCCGTCCTCGTTGAATGGAAGACCCTCGGTTATCCTTCCCGCGCTCTTCGGCTCAAAGAGTGCGCCGCGGCGATCAGTGCGCGTCCCGGCGGGCAAGTTCCCGCCGACATTGAGGAACTGATGTCACTTCCGGGGATCGGCCCGTACACGGCCTCGGCTGTTGCTTCTTTCCAATTCCATGCGAGGGTCCCCGTCCTCGATACGAATGTTCGTCGCGTGTTCGCGCGGGTTCTTGACGGCCAGGAGTTCGCCCCTCGTGGGGCACCAACGAAAGGCGAGATTGCTCGGGCCACGCATTTTCTTCCCGAGGACGGGGCTGCGTGCGCCCACTGGAACGTCGCCATCATGGAGTTCGGCGCAATCACCTGCACTCAGCGACGCCCTCACTGCGATTCATGTCCCATACGTTCAGCCTGCCAGTGGGCGCACCTGGGGTTCCCTCGTGCTGAAACCCGGCCCAAAGGGCAGGAGTGGAAAGGCACTGATCGTCAGGCCAGGGGGCGCGTCCTCGCGGCGCTTCGTTTGCTTCACGAGGACGGACAGGCCCATCCCTCCATGACGCGGGCCGAAGCGCTCACCGCGGCAACGCTTCCCGGTGCCCCGCCCGACCAGGCGGCACGCGTTGTTCACGGTCTCGTTCGTGACGGGCTGCTACGCCACGACCCTGAAACGCTGCGGTATTCACTTCCGTAGGCGCGTCATCTCACTGCGCCTGGGCAGGTGCTCCTGAGTACCGAATTGCGTCTGATCCTCAGTAACGAATTGCGTCGATCGGCTTGACACGAATCGCGGCAACCGCGGGAATAATGCCGCATAGCGCGCCGATTGCCGTGGCAATCCCCACGCCTGTCAGCGCCGCCCCAACGGGGAATGCCGGCATGTCTTGGAGGACGATATCCATGTTTTCCAGGGGGAGGAAACGCAGAATGATCGCCGCCATCGCAACGCCGAGGACACCGGCAACGAAGGTTGCAACAACCGATTCCATGAAGACCGCGAAGAATACGCGTGTAGCTGATGCCCCCATTGCTCGGCGAATACCGATCTCGCGAATACGTTGACGAACCGTGACGATCGCGACGTTGAGCAGTCCGAGTGCCCCGAGGAAGATGACGATTCCACCGATGACCATGATGATCTGAGAGGCGGCCCGTAGCTCTTCCCGACCGCCATCCCAGCCGTCTCCGCCATAGACGCTCGCAGTCCAGCCCTCACCCAACACGGCAGAAACAGCTTGCGGAATAATCCGGCGTGCCTCTTCTTCCTGCTCGGGCCCAACCCAGACGAGCATCTCGGTCTCAGGTCCCGTGTAGCCGCCATATGCGTGCCCTTCGATTCCCATTCCGCCCCCCGCGTCGGAATGGGACGACA from Schaalia sp. ZJ405 includes the following:
- a CDS encoding (Fe-S)-binding protein; the protein is MATPTLSVVCWVFSLFATLFAVIAFARGIAHMWRQVAAGTPTPGRLRPVGTRLWSMITTILTHREFHGRPWVKAAHWLVMMSFPLLFLTLITGFAHLRDQTWALPLIGHFIAWEWLTEFFAWGGFLGIITLMVIRTHAGHGSIAEASLSASSSPDAAHKKNSESQEAASSSSPFPRDGSPRGLASRFLGSTRWQARFVEWVVLIVCGCVIVLRGLDYALRSLLPGHEALASLGHFPLTAWIGSLVLGGVADAGTDGVTVLANAIVLVSTLKIITSMVWLMVVGVQTTMGVAWHRFIALLNLYARRFPNGRKSLGAAAPMHIGGRPVTSPDDVDDLPEDAVLGVGSIADLSWKARVDLYSCTECGRCQELCPAWNTQKPLSPKLLILGLRDHMESVSNKEVSALDLVDGQIPDGATDGIDPGDVRVIDKGVEPIPHSFDVLTALSSSGATGPNGVADLPEPLVPGVVSTDVLWDCTMCGACVEQCPVDIEHIDHILDLRRHQVLMESAFPKDLGRAFRGMETKGTPYNQPARKRMDWAKNLDFDVPVIGEDVESAQDVDYLFWVGCAGAYDDKAKRTTAAVAQLLHIAGVSFAVLGSGESCTGDPARRAGNEVLFQMLAAQAIDTLHEAKAQAIVVSCAHCFNTIAGEFPELGGTFDVVHHTQLLNRLVREGRLTPVAPADPTQEDSQGRPLHVTYHDACYLGRHHAVYEPPRELVSSLPNVELVEMPRNHDRAMCCGAGGAHAWFEESRGIRIADARYAEAAATGADVIATACPFCSQMLGSAAGASAGLVRSEGEAHAESTSGPVVADVAVMLLDAVTRSAKPRS
- the dcd gene encoding dCTP deaminase, with translation MLLSDRDIRASLDRGRIRLDPLDRDLIQPASIDVRLDRLFRLFDNHRYSVIDPAADQSDLTHQVDVGPDEPFVLHPGEFVLGATYECVTLGDDIAARLEGKSSLGRLGLLTHSTAGFIDPGFSGHVTLELSNTATMPILLYPGMKVGQLCFFDLSSPAENPYGSSGLGSHYQGQRGPTASRSHLRFARTRIDH
- a CDS encoding A/G-specific adenine glycosylase; translation: MRRDDVSPWGSVVFEVMSQQTPIPRVQPIWERWMMLWPTPADLAAADTSAVLVEWKTLGYPSRALRLKECAAAISARPGGQVPADIEELMSLPGIGPYTASAVASFQFHARVPVLDTNVRRVFARVLDGQEFAPRGAPTKGEIARATHFLPEDGAACAHWNVAIMEFGAITCTQRRPHCDSCPIRSACQWAHLGFPRAETRPKGQEWKGTDRQARGRVLAALRLLHEDGQAHPSMTRAEALTAATLPGAPPDQAARVVHGLVRDGLLRHDPETLRYSLP